A portion of the Pseudoalteromonas luteoviolacea genome contains these proteins:
- a CDS encoding ABC transporter permease has protein sequence MKDFIPIIKSLLRARMSPLLLILQIAVTFTVLVNSVYLMVEKRLEIDNPTGLNEDAIFSFQMSLSGEGAEEKVANMYRDIEAIRALDSVAQATVVNSVPLSHRGSGFEVRLDPNESGYITKSAFFTGGHQMIETMGLKLIAGEGFTPADEGTLVNFNLDSASGIVITKALAHTLYPEYWNQALGKTIYLNEAPQNVRGIVEHLVGPWSYWPDNNNSVIYPIVFMMSDVNVIVRAHEGKRAQSMRDVVELLMKDPSRYIDELKSMNELKKTAYQAQNAAYTTLQAVIIGLSLITMLGVFGQTRFTVLKRRKQIGTRRALGASRSEIIRYFTLENSLINICGILIGVVLTIMANNLIVEHFELSPVPMVYLIYGAVIIFVAGLVAAIQPAIKAANISPAEATRSV, from the coding sequence ATGAAAGACTTTATACCAATCATCAAGTCACTTTTACGTGCAAGAATGTCTCCACTACTGCTAATTTTGCAAATTGCCGTCACCTTCACTGTTTTAGTCAACTCAGTTTATTTAATGGTTGAGAAGCGCTTAGAAATTGATAATCCGACTGGGTTAAATGAGGATGCTATCTTTTCATTTCAAATGTCACTCAGTGGTGAGGGAGCCGAGGAAAAGGTTGCGAATATGTACAGAGATATAGAGGCAATTAGAGCGCTTGACAGTGTTGCACAAGCGACAGTAGTCAACTCAGTTCCATTGTCTCATCGAGGGAGTGGGTTTGAAGTTAGACTAGATCCTAATGAGTCAGGATATATAACTAAATCTGCGTTTTTTACTGGCGGTCATCAAATGATTGAAACAATGGGATTAAAATTGATTGCTGGAGAGGGGTTCACGCCGGCCGATGAAGGTACTTTGGTTAATTTTAATCTAGATAGCGCGTCAGGTATTGTGATTACAAAAGCGCTTGCTCACACATTATATCCTGAATATTGGAATCAAGCGCTTGGTAAAACGATATATTTGAATGAGGCGCCTCAGAACGTACGAGGTATTGTAGAGCATTTAGTCGGTCCTTGGAGCTATTGGCCAGATAATAATAATAGCGTGATTTATCCAATCGTATTTATGATGAGTGATGTGAATGTGATTGTTAGAGCGCATGAGGGAAAACGCGCACAAAGTATGAGAGATGTGGTCGAATTGTTGATGAAGGATCCGTCAAGGTACATAGATGAATTGAAGTCTATGAATGAGTTGAAAAAAACAGCTTACCAAGCGCAAAATGCGGCTTATACAACGCTACAAGCGGTGATAATTGGGTTATCTCTCATCACCATGCTTGGGGTTTTTGGTCAAACCCGATTTACCGTTTTGAAGCGCCGTAAACAAATTGGCACAAGGCGTGCTTTAGGAGCCAGCAGAAGTGAGATAATTCGTTATTTTACACTTGAAAATAGCCTGATTAACATATGTGGTATTCTCATTGGTGTCGTGCTGACAATTATGGCTAACAATTTAATTGTCGAACATTTTGAGTTATCTCCAGTACCTATGGTTTATTTAATATACGGTGCAGTCATTATATTTGTAGCCGGTTTGGTTGCGGCAATTCAGCCTGCAATAAAAGCTGCAAATATTTCTCCAGCAGAAGCAACTCGTTCAGTGTGA
- a CDS encoding DMT family transporter, with protein sequence MGIGEIAAFCAAAVWAFSTLLYKRFSHHLNPLELNVAKGVIATALMAAVLLFTWDTQLPSSHTSWGWLIASGIVGIAIGDSAYFAALRNIGPARTLVIESLAPAIAGLLNIVLLSVYISATAWLGIIITTIGVIIAVKPSQKLPKLDKDIYRKGVLFALVAATCQAAGMVLSKGALNDDSISSLWAAMIRLASGTLVVAMIVALLKQASLTRSITLKGIDGKTWLFAAVFFGTFIGLWLQLISVNNTDPAIAQTIFSAAPLMVMTMSLIRKEHVTRGMIFGGITALSGIILLLRG encoded by the coding sequence GTGGGTATTGGAGAGATCGCTGCGTTTTGTGCAGCTGCAGTATGGGCATTTTCGACCCTGCTCTATAAACGATTTAGTCATCATCTAAATCCATTAGAATTAAATGTCGCAAAGGGTGTTATCGCTACTGCATTAATGGCAGCCGTACTCCTTTTCACGTGGGATACGCAATTGCCATCTAGCCATACGAGTTGGGGGTGGTTGATTGCCAGTGGTATTGTTGGCATTGCCATTGGTGACAGCGCTTATTTTGCAGCACTGCGCAATATTGGCCCTGCCCGCACACTGGTGATTGAATCACTCGCACCAGCCATTGCAGGACTACTCAACATCGTTTTGCTAAGTGTTTATATCTCTGCAACGGCCTGGTTAGGTATTATTATTACCACTATCGGCGTCATTATCGCGGTAAAACCAAGCCAAAAACTGCCAAAACTAGATAAAGATATCTATCGAAAAGGGGTGTTATTTGCACTTGTAGCTGCCACTTGCCAAGCGGCCGGCATGGTACTTTCAAAAGGAGCACTCAATGATGACAGTATCAGTAGCCTTTGGGCTGCAATGATACGGCTTGCTTCAGGTACCTTAGTCGTCGCCATGATAGTTGCCCTACTCAAACAAGCATCACTGACTCGATCCATTACACTTAAAGGGATTGATGGCAAAACCTGGTTATTTGCTGCTGTGTTTTTTGGCACCTTTATCGGACTATGGCTGCAACTTATCTCAGTCAACAATACAGATCCGGCGATTGCACAAACCATTTTTTCAGCAGCGCCTTTAATGGTAATGACCATGAGTTTGATCCGAAAAGAGCATGTAACACGGGGGATGATATTTGGTGGGATAACCGCATTGAGCGGTATTATTTTACTTTTGAGGGGATAA
- a CDS encoding homoserine O-succinyltransferase: MPITVKDELPAIARLRHENVFVMPKSRAMSQEIRPMRLAILNLMPNKVETEVQFIRLLANTPLQVHVDLLRLDTHRSSENSEQHLNMFYRYFSEVKDENYDALIVTGAPLAHLEYTDVIYWQELQAFFDWAENHVTSTLFSCWAAHAGLFHHHGLKRDLKEQKLCGVFKHQVFFDHGALTRGFDDEFLVPHSRYGHIDIDKINNNDDLVILAGSEKVGAYLLKNKTGSQVYITGHPEYDADTLQKEYLRDLQNGPDAPMPENYFPNNDADAKPSKTWQSHAFLLFSNWLNYYVYQTTPYDINLVSQDVRTNNYAE; encoded by the coding sequence ATGCCGATCACTGTTAAAGACGAGTTACCTGCGATTGCGAGGCTGCGTCATGAAAATGTTTTTGTGATGCCAAAAAGCCGCGCCATGTCTCAAGAGATCCGCCCGATGCGTTTAGCTATATTGAACCTAATGCCAAATAAGGTAGAAACTGAGGTTCAATTTATTCGCTTGTTGGCCAATACCCCGCTACAAGTCCATGTGGATTTATTGCGCCTCGATACACACCGTAGCTCGGAAAACTCCGAGCAGCACCTAAATATGTTTTATCGTTATTTTTCTGAAGTAAAAGATGAAAACTACGATGCTTTGATTGTGACTGGTGCACCATTGGCACATTTGGAATACACCGATGTAATTTACTGGCAAGAACTACAAGCGTTTTTTGACTGGGCTGAAAACCATGTAACCTCAACGTTATTTTCTTGTTGGGCGGCTCATGCAGGCTTATTTCATCACCATGGATTAAAACGAGATCTTAAAGAACAAAAGCTGTGTGGTGTGTTTAAACATCAAGTATTTTTTGATCACGGCGCTTTGACTCGCGGGTTTGATGATGAATTTTTAGTACCGCATTCTCGCTATGGCCATATCGACATTGATAAGATTAATAATAATGATGACCTTGTTATATTGGCTGGTTCAGAGAAGGTGGGCGCTTACCTTCTTAAAAATAAAACGGGCAGTCAGGTGTATATTACTGGGCACCCTGAATATGATGCTGATACACTGCAAAAAGAATATTTGCGTGACTTACAAAATGGTCCGGATGCCCCTATGCCTGAAAACTATTTTCCAAATAATGATGCTGATGCCAAGCCATCAAAAACGTGGCAAAGTCACGCCTTTTTATTATTTTCAAATTGGTTAAACTATTATGTTTACCAGACAACTCCGTACGATATTAATCTCGTTAGCCAAGACGTAAGGACTAACAATTATGCCGAATAA
- a CDS encoding phage major tail tube protein encodes MAMSPKILKKSKLFVDGKGYLGIADEISLPKVTVKTREVTSGFQAPIELDVGQLEKLEGSITLLEYNADVLKLLGDWGGTGRTINLTARGAIQKQGAAPEPVVVTLHGFFKEVDMGSWKDGEEAKMTLQYAVQKYKLEINNEVIYNIDLYNDIREIAGVDHMANLRKTIGA; translated from the coding sequence ATGGCAATGTCTCCTAAAATCCTAAAGAAATCAAAGCTGTTTGTAGATGGTAAGGGTTACCTTGGCATTGCAGACGAAATCTCGCTTCCTAAAGTCACAGTCAAAACACGTGAAGTGACTTCAGGTTTCCAAGCGCCAATTGAGCTAGATGTAGGTCAACTTGAAAAGCTTGAAGGTTCAATCACGTTACTAGAGTACAACGCAGATGTACTTAAGTTACTTGGTGATTGGGGCGGTACTGGCAGAACAATTAACCTGACTGCACGTGGTGCGATTCAAAAGCAAGGTGCTGCACCTGAGCCTGTTGTTGTCACACTACATGGCTTCTTCAAAGAAGTAGACATGGGCAGCTGGAAAGACGGCGAAGAAGCGAAAATGACGCTGCAATACGCTGTTCAGAAGTACAAGTTAGAAATCAACAACGAAGTTATCTACAACATTGACTTGTACAACGATATCCGCGAAATCGCGGGTGTTGATCACATGGCTAACCTACGCAAGACTATCGGAGCTTAA
- the metH gene encoding methionine synthase, translating into MTQSTAVFTNVGERTNVTGSARFKRLILEEDYETALEVAREQVEGGAQVIDINMDEAMLDSKMAMVKFLNLIASEPEISKVPIMVDSSKWDVIVAGLKCIQGKAIVNSISLKEGREPFVRQAKVLKRFGAAVVVMAFDEVGQAETADRKFEICQRSYKILVDELGFPPEDIIFDPNIFAVATGIEEHDNYAVEFIEGTRRIKQNLPHCKVSGGVSNVSFSFRGNNPVREAIHSVFLYHAIKAGMDMGIVNASQLAVYDDIPLELRNAVEDVILNTDPGAGERLVDIAPKYSGMAQAEKKEDLEWRTWPVAKRLEHALVKGITEYIDEDTEECRLSFDKPIQVIEGPLMDGMNVVGDLFGAGKMFLPQVVKSARVMKRAVAYLDPFIEAEKEEGASNGKIVMATVKGDVHDIGKNIVGVVLQCNNYEVVDLGVMVPAEKILQTAIDEKADAIGLSGLITPSLDEMVHVAKEMTRRGFDIPLLIGGATTSKAHTAVKIEPQYDKGVIYVNNASRAVGVVSSLLSDTQKPVFLEKTANEYVKVREQQARKKPRSKPVTLARARDNATKLDWDNYIPPKPKKLGITEFKDVSIATLRKYIDWTPYFMTWSLAGKYPRILEDEIVGEEAKKLFADANAMLDDLEQTGKLQPLGVIGLFPANRVDDDIEIYTDESRSEVILKSCQLRQQTEKTDFPNYCLADYVAPKGIDDYFGAFAVTGGLEEDDLADAFDAQQDDYNKIMVKAVADRLAEAFAEYLHEQVRKEYWGFAADESLTNEELIRENYQGIRPAPGYPACPEHTEKKKIWALLDVENRINMKLTSSYAMWPGAAVSGWYFSHPDSKYFAVAAIQKDQVEDYARRSDMSLEEAERWLSPNLGYEN; encoded by the coding sequence ATGACGCAATCTACAGCTGTATTTACCAACGTTGGGGAAAGAACCAATGTCACCGGCTCTGCGCGATTCAAACGCCTCATTTTAGAAGAAGATTACGAAACAGCGTTGGAAGTTGCCAGAGAGCAGGTTGAAGGCGGTGCACAGGTGATTGATATCAACATGGATGAAGCCATGTTGGACTCAAAAATGGCGATGGTGAAGTTTTTAAACTTGATTGCCTCAGAGCCAGAGATCTCAAAAGTACCTATTATGGTTGACTCCTCTAAGTGGGATGTCATCGTCGCTGGCCTGAAATGTATTCAAGGTAAGGCCATTGTAAACTCTATCTCGTTGAAAGAGGGCAGAGAGCCTTTTGTACGACAGGCCAAAGTATTAAAGCGCTTTGGTGCAGCTGTTGTTGTCATGGCGTTTGACGAAGTCGGTCAGGCCGAAACGGCAGATCGTAAGTTTGAAATTTGTCAGCGCTCTTACAAAATCCTTGTGGACGAGCTTGGCTTCCCGCCAGAAGACATTATCTTTGATCCGAATATCTTTGCCGTTGCCACTGGTATTGAAGAGCATGATAACTATGCCGTTGAATTTATTGAAGGTACGCGCCGCATAAAGCAAAACCTGCCACACTGTAAGGTATCAGGTGGTGTGTCTAACGTGTCGTTCTCGTTCCGAGGCAACAATCCAGTTCGAGAAGCTATCCACTCAGTGTTTTTATACCATGCTATCAAAGCGGGTATGGATATGGGGATAGTCAACGCCAGTCAATTGGCGGTGTATGACGATATTCCACTTGAGTTGAGAAATGCTGTTGAGGATGTGATCCTCAATACCGACCCAGGTGCTGGTGAGCGCTTAGTGGATATTGCCCCTAAATACTCAGGTATGGCGCAAGCTGAGAAAAAAGAGGATTTAGAGTGGCGCACATGGCCGGTTGCGAAAAGGTTAGAGCATGCCCTTGTCAAAGGGATCACTGAATATATCGATGAAGATACAGAAGAATGCCGTTTAAGCTTTGATAAGCCTATCCAAGTGATCGAAGGACCACTGATGGATGGTATGAATGTGGTCGGTGATTTATTTGGTGCCGGTAAAATGTTCCTGCCTCAGGTGGTTAAATCGGCCCGTGTAATGAAGCGAGCAGTGGCCTATCTTGATCCGTTTATTGAGGCGGAAAAAGAAGAGGGCGCAAGTAACGGTAAAATCGTTATGGCCACCGTAAAAGGCGATGTTCATGATATTGGTAAAAATATTGTGGGGGTTGTACTACAGTGTAATAACTATGAAGTGGTTGACTTAGGCGTCATGGTTCCTGCTGAAAAGATCTTGCAAACGGCCATTGATGAAAAAGCAGATGCCATTGGTTTGTCTGGCCTTATTACGCCATCACTGGATGAAATGGTACATGTGGCGAAAGAAATGACGCGTCGTGGCTTTGATATTCCGCTACTTATAGGTGGGGCAACTACATCTAAAGCCCATACTGCGGTGAAGATCGAGCCTCAGTATGACAAAGGCGTTATTTATGTGAACAATGCCAGCCGAGCTGTTGGGGTGGTGTCTAGCCTATTAAGTGATACTCAAAAGCCTGTGTTCCTAGAAAAAACAGCCAATGAATATGTCAAAGTACGTGAGCAACAAGCGCGTAAAAAGCCGCGTTCAAAGCCGGTGACGTTAGCCCGCGCGCGTGACAATGCGACAAAATTGGATTGGGATAACTATATCCCACCAAAACCTAAAAAGCTCGGTATTACTGAGTTTAAAGATGTCAGCATTGCCACATTGCGTAAATACATAGATTGGACACCTTACTTCATGACATGGTCTTTAGCGGGTAAATATCCGCGTATTTTAGAAGATGAAATTGTCGGTGAAGAGGCGAAGAAGTTATTTGCTGATGCCAACGCCATGCTCGATGACTTGGAGCAAACAGGCAAATTACAACCGCTTGGCGTCATTGGTTTATTCCCTGCAAACCGTGTGGATGATGATATTGAGATTTACACAGATGAATCTCGCTCAGAAGTCATTTTAAAATCTTGTCAGCTGCGTCAACAAACAGAAAAAACGGATTTTCCAAATTACTGTTTAGCTGATTATGTTGCGCCAAAAGGTATAGATGACTATTTTGGGGCATTTGCGGTGACAGGTGGTCTTGAAGAGGATGACTTAGCGGATGCGTTTGATGCGCAACAAGATGACTATAACAAGATCATGGTTAAAGCGGTTGCTGACAGATTAGCCGAAGCCTTTGCTGAGTATTTGCACGAACAGGTGCGAAAAGAATACTGGGGGTTTGCGGCGGATGAGTCACTGACCAACGAAGAGCTTATCCGTGAAAATTACCAAGGTATTCGTCCTGCACCAGGTTACCCAGCTTGTCCTGAGCACACCGAGAAGAAAAAAATCTGGGCGCTACTAGATGTAGAAAACCGTATCAATATGAAATTAACCAGCTCTTATGCCATGTGGCCGGGGGCTGCGGTTTCTGGTTGGTATTTCTCTCATCCAGATTCAAAGTACTTTGCTGTTGCAGCAATCCAAAAAGATCAGGTGGAAGACTATGCTCGCAGAAGTGATATGTCTTTAGAAGAAGCCGAGCGGTGGCTATCTCCTAATCTTGGTTATGAAAATTAA
- a CDS encoding tail protein X: MSAVSYITRDGDCLDLICFRHYGRSSGMVERVLEANYGLADLGPIYPENIKIVLPDVPKPKVQREINIWE; encoded by the coding sequence ATGAGTGCAGTAAGTTACATTACACGAGATGGTGACTGTCTCGATTTGATTTGCTTTCGCCATTATGGTCGCAGTTCAGGGATGGTTGAACGTGTACTTGAAGCCAACTATGGTCTTGCCGACTTGGGACCGATTTACCCTGAAAACATTAAAATTGTCTTGCCGGATGTACCTAAACCAAAAGTGCAACGCGAGATCAATATTTGGGAGTAA
- a CDS encoding ABC transporter permease has protein sequence MLFYYTRLAALSLKRTPLLSFLMIATISIGIAATMITYTVSYMMSKDPIPSKSERLFTVHLSSWSQEHMFRMQDGKEDIPMFVSYQDAMNLYGAKRGLNQTVISSHKAMTRSAAQPISEAVSTLIRPTTYEFFDMFDVPFLYGASWSALEGKQGAQVVILSKQRNERLFGGQNSIGKDVMIGGRLYRVVGVLDDWRLIPRFYLQGLDMFDDARDMFIPFRTQVNNEWFSTKDANIYCWGKFDLNEFSSLLNSECVWLYFWVELESADDANAYLNFINSYAMEQRELGRFQREQMNRILNVNEFIEYNKVVSSDGKVAIWLAVAFLIACLLNCMSLMMTKFHGKGSEIGLRRAIGASKQDIAWQFSCEAVIVGLVGGILGLILAHIGLSITAQVYSHLNPQLMKMNIELVITTISMSVFTSVIFGGYPIYKACQIQPSSQLKSL, from the coding sequence ATGCTGTTTTATTATACTAGGCTGGCAGCCTTAAGCTTAAAAAGAACGCCGCTATTAAGCTTTTTAATGATTGCAACTATTTCGATTGGCATCGCTGCAACGATGATTACATACACAGTTAGTTACATGATGAGTAAAGATCCTATCCCAAGTAAAAGCGAGCGATTGTTCACCGTTCATTTAAGTTCATGGAGCCAAGAGCATATGTTTCGGATGCAAGATGGGAAAGAAGATATTCCTATGTTTGTCAGCTACCAAGATGCGATGAACTTGTACGGTGCAAAAAGAGGATTAAATCAGACTGTTATTAGCAGCCACAAGGCTATGACGCGAAGCGCGGCGCAGCCAATTAGTGAAGCAGTTTCTACTCTTATCAGACCAACAACGTATGAGTTTTTCGACATGTTTGACGTACCCTTTTTATACGGTGCTTCTTGGTCTGCTCTTGAGGGTAAGCAAGGGGCGCAGGTTGTTATTTTATCAAAACAACGAAACGAAAGATTATTTGGCGGCCAAAATTCCATAGGTAAAGATGTGATGATTGGTGGCCGCTTATATCGGGTGGTGGGGGTTTTGGATGATTGGCGATTAATTCCACGCTTTTATTTACAAGGCCTAGATATGTTCGACGACGCTCGTGATATGTTCATTCCTTTTCGCACTCAGGTAAATAATGAGTGGTTCTCAACTAAAGATGCCAATATTTACTGTTGGGGTAAATTTGACTTGAATGAGTTTAGCTCATTACTGAACTCAGAATGTGTTTGGTTGTACTTTTGGGTTGAATTGGAATCGGCTGATGACGCCAACGCGTATCTAAACTTTATTAATAGTTATGCGATGGAACAGCGTGAATTAGGGCGCTTTCAAAGAGAGCAAATGAACCGAATTCTAAATGTGAATGAGTTTATTGAATACAATAAAGTTGTAAGTAGTGATGGTAAAGTTGCAATTTGGCTAGCTGTGGCATTTTTAATTGCTTGTTTACTTAACTGTATGAGTCTAATGATGACTAAATTCCATGGTAAGGGTTCGGAAATAGGGTTAAGGCGTGCAATCGGTGCGAGTAAGCAAGATATTGCGTGGCAGTTTAGTTGTGAAGCTGTGATTGTCGGTTTGGTGGGAGGGATCCTCGGATTAATCCTTGCGCATATCGGTTTGTCGATAACCGCGCAAGTTTATAGCCACTTGAATCCGCAATTGATGAAAATGAACATTGAGCTTGTCATAACAACGATATCAATGTCTGTTTTCACAAGTGTAATATTTGGGGGCTATCCAATATATAAAGCGTGTCAGATCCAGCCGTCTAGTCAATTGAAAAGTTTATAG
- a CDS encoding phage tail assembly protein has translation MTEIIKLTFPVTVDGHEYAELKMRRPKVRDRLMVDKADISESESEIRYFSHLCEVSPDIIEELDWSDFVKLREALQAFLVSRPSV, from the coding sequence ATGACTGAAATCATTAAACTGACTTTCCCTGTTACGGTCGATGGGCATGAGTATGCAGAACTAAAAATGAGACGACCTAAAGTGCGCGATCGGTTAATGGTTGATAAAGCGGATATTAGCGAATCTGAAAGTGAAATCCGCTACTTCTCACATTTGTGTGAAGTGTCTCCAGATATCATCGAAGAGCTAGATTGGAGCGACTTTGTTAAGTTACGCGAGGCGCTCCAGGCTTTTCTCGTATCCCGCCCAAGCGTCTAA
- a CDS encoding phage late control D family protein codes for MELQPQYSVKANGNEVAEKLRDRIAEVSVTLRTGLLSDMCVVKFDNLEKAPITLPEPTDKLEIAMGYKQGTEDGKAPSVVLGEFEVGEYQIVGPVRALELVGNKVFWDQNLKAAKLKSWPSDPENPLTLGSLISEIAQEYGLTPRIAPALDSITLPQIEQSESDMQLMSKLAVQHDAVMKIINDNLVFMKKGTGRSLSGQPLPQVTLEPKWIVDWKFNTLHYRLTKEVVAKYHDLDIAQLQTVSAGGGTPSLTLPYTYADEASAQHAAESKLAQLNRAHVSADMVVYGNPDIVAGAVVEVQGTQSALDKSWFVKEVRHVINGHGFLSYLQCETLSE; via the coding sequence ATGGAGTTACAGCCGCAATATTCAGTAAAAGCCAACGGTAATGAGGTGGCAGAAAAGCTGCGCGATAGAATCGCAGAAGTCAGTGTGACGCTTCGCACAGGTTTGCTAAGTGACATGTGCGTGGTTAAATTCGACAACCTTGAAAAAGCGCCTATCACCTTGCCTGAACCGACTGATAAACTTGAAATCGCGATGGGTTATAAGCAAGGCACCGAAGACGGGAAAGCGCCCAGTGTTGTCCTTGGTGAGTTTGAAGTCGGTGAATATCAAATTGTGGGCCCTGTGCGTGCGCTGGAGCTGGTGGGGAATAAAGTGTTTTGGGATCAGAATTTAAAAGCGGCTAAGCTAAAATCTTGGCCCAGCGATCCTGAGAATCCATTAACGCTTGGTAGCCTGATCTCTGAGATTGCACAAGAGTATGGACTCACTCCCCGTATTGCCCCAGCACTTGATAGCATTACTTTACCGCAAATTGAGCAAAGTGAAAGCGACATGCAGCTGATGAGCAAGCTCGCTGTTCAGCATGACGCGGTGATGAAAATCATCAATGACAACCTCGTGTTCATGAAAAAGGGCACTGGGCGATCATTGTCGGGACAACCCTTGCCGCAAGTAACCCTTGAGCCCAAATGGATTGTTGACTGGAAGTTCAATACATTGCATTACCGCTTAACCAAAGAAGTGGTTGCTAAATATCATGATTTGGATATCGCACAGTTACAAACGGTTTCAGCAGGTGGTGGCACACCCAGCTTGACTTTACCATATACCTACGCAGATGAAGCGAGTGCGCAACATGCCGCTGAGAGTAAGCTGGCACAGCTTAATCGAGCGCATGTCAGTGCGGATATGGTGGTGTATGGCAATCCAGATATTGTGGCAGGCGCAGTGGTTGAAGTACAAGGCACACAAAGCGCACTTGATAAATCTTGGTTTGTGAAAGAGGTTAGGCATGTCATCAATGGGCATGGCTTTTTGTCCTATTTGCAATGCGAAACCTTATCTGAATAA
- a CDS encoding homocysteine S-methyltransferase family protein codes for MQERIVILDGAMGTMIQKHKFEEEDYRGERFKDWHVLIKGNNDLLSLTQPDVIKQIHREYLEAGADIIETNTFNSTTISMEDYDMASLSREINFESAKLARQVCDEFTAKDPSKPRYVGGVLGPTSKTCSISPDVNDPGYRNVTFDALVEAYIESTLALIEGGAHLILIETIFDTLNAKAAAYGVEEAFEQAGIRLPVMISGTITDASGRTLSGQTTEAFYNSIRHIKPISIGLNCALGPDLLRPYVEELSRVCETFTSVHPNAGLPNEFGEYDLEADDMSKEIVDWGKEGFINIVGGCCGTTPEHIKAFADGLTTVSPRELPELEVRMRLSGLEACNLN; via the coding sequence ATGCAAGAGCGTATTGTCATTTTAGATGGTGCTATGGGTACCATGATCCAAAAACACAAGTTTGAGGAAGAGGATTACCGTGGTGAGCGCTTTAAAGATTGGCATGTGTTGATTAAAGGCAACAACGATTTATTAAGCCTCACGCAGCCAGATGTGATCAAACAAATTCACCGTGAATATTTAGAAGCCGGTGCTGATATCATTGAGACTAATACGTTTAACTCGACGACGATTTCTATGGAAGATTATGACATGGCGAGTTTAAGCCGTGAAATTAATTTCGAGTCAGCAAAATTAGCGCGTCAGGTATGCGATGAATTTACCGCCAAAGATCCAAGTAAACCACGCTATGTGGGCGGGGTACTTGGTCCGACATCAAAAACATGTTCTATTTCTCCTGATGTAAATGATCCGGGTTATCGTAATGTGACCTTTGATGCGCTGGTGGAAGCATATATTGAATCAACCCTTGCCTTAATCGAAGGCGGCGCGCACCTTATCTTGATTGAAACGATTTTTGATACGCTCAATGCTAAAGCGGCTGCCTATGGCGTAGAAGAGGCATTTGAGCAAGCGGGGATCCGCTTGCCTGTAATGATTTCAGGCACTATTACTGATGCGTCTGGTCGTACTTTGTCAGGTCAAACCACAGAAGCATTTTATAACTCTATTCGTCATATCAAACCGATTTCTATTGGTTTAAATTGCGCCTTGGGACCTGATTTACTGCGTCCTTATGTTGAAGAGCTATCACGCGTCTGTGAAACCTTTACATCCGTGCACCCTAATGCGGGCTTACCGAATGAATTTGGTGAATATGATTTAGAAGCCGATGATATGAGCAAAGAGATTGTTGATTGGGGTAAAGAAGGTTTTATTAATATAGTTGGCGGGTGCTGTGGTACGACGCCTGAGCATATTAAAGCTTTCGCTGATGGTTTGACTACGGTGTCACCGCGTGAGCTCCCTGAGCTTGAAGTACGCATGCGTTTATCAGGCCTTGAAGCCTGTAACCTGAATTAG
- a CDS encoding phage tail protein has protein sequence MAKINHANYMMQLGEYKFSVSTAAFQKLQFNTEYRWKDLESQTDKNSPVKQFIGVGEQTLDLEGTIFPQLVENGLKQLDFMRDEATQGVPLTLTYVEESGKSSPSVGRVLGKWVIKSINETRTLFLNDGIPREIQFSMRLSRYDGNEGNK, from the coding sequence ATGGCAAAGATCAATCATGCCAATTACATGATGCAGCTGGGCGAATATAAGTTTTCTGTCAGTACAGCGGCGTTTCAAAAATTACAGTTTAATACCGAATATCGCTGGAAAGACCTTGAGTCACAAACCGATAAAAACAGCCCAGTAAAGCAATTTATTGGGGTCGGTGAGCAAACTTTAGACCTTGAAGGGACTATCTTCCCGCAACTGGTTGAAAACGGCTTAAAGCAGCTAGATTTTATGCGTGATGAAGCAACCCAAGGTGTGCCGCTGACGCTGACCTATGTAGAAGAAAGCGGTAAGTCTAGCCCGAGTGTGGGGCGAGTGCTTGGCAAGTGGGTAATTAAATCAATCAATGAGACGCGCACGCTGTTTTTGAATGACGGTATTCCAAGAGAAATCCAATTTAGTATGCGTCTGTCACGTTACGATGGTAATGAGGGAAATAAATAA